The Nycticebus coucang isolate mNycCou1 chromosome 5, mNycCou1.pri, whole genome shotgun sequence genome window below encodes:
- the LOC128585432 gene encoding uncharacterized protein LOC128585432: MFSHQPTWDDCQQLLQTLFTTEERERILLEARKNMPGVDGRPTQLPNRIEEAFPLSRPDWDYNTADGRERLTVYRQTLVAGLRGAARRPTNLAKVREVTQGITESPSVFLERLMDAFRRYTPFDPTSEGQRASVAMAFIGQSALDIRKKLQRIEGLQDYTLQDLGQRGSEPLPEPRVTLCVEGKPIDFLVDTGAQHSVLTTPVGLVTGKKSWVIGATGHQQYPWTTHRTVDLGRGTVTHSFLVIPECSMPLLGRDLLTKMGAQISFTSEGPQVTTALTIQLSDEHRLFEDTRPSTQPPPDLLAKYPQVWAETAGTGLAINRPPLVVELKATSIPIAVRQYPMPREAREGIRPHIQRLLQQGILRACKSPWNTPLLPVKKPGTQDYRPVQDLREVNRRVQDLHPTVPNPYNLLSSLPPDKTWYTVLDLKDAFFCLRLHPSCQDIFTFEWTDPDSGSTEQLTWTRLPQGFKNSPTLFDEALHKDLACFRVRNPEVTLLQYVDDLLLAGDTEEDCQQGTERLLQELAALGYRVSANKAQICQKEVTYLGYQLKEGKRWLTTARKYAVTQIPPPRTPRQVREFLGTAGFWRLWIPGFAALAAPLYPLTKEATPFLWGPQQQQAFESIKKALLSAPALALPDVTKPFTLYIDERNGIAKGVLTQSLGPWQRPVAYLSKKLDPVASGWPMCLTAIAAAAVLIKDADKLTMGQILTIIAPHALKSIVRQPPDRWMSNARMTHYQSLLLDEDRIRFGPPVTLNPATLLPETGASGEVLHSCSDILAEETGTRQDLRDQPLPDAQFTWFTDGSSYLLEGKRVAGAAIVDTERTIWAEHLPGNISAQRAELVALTQALRLAAGKNVNTYTDSRYAFATAHIHGAIYRQRGLLTSAGKDIKNKKEILDLLEAIHLPKKVAIIHCPGHQKGASSIATGNRRADLAAKQAAQGIPTFSDLGLRQETPEGVRRTPSEDKILPEEQARSFITYLHKLTHLGPKHLRALVRSSPYYVINLNKLTEEITKTCQPCQLVNAHPSTATYNKRLRGDRPGSYWEVDFTEIRPAKYGYKYLQVFIDTFSGWVEAFPTKTETAQIVAKKILEDIIPRYGIPKVLGSDNGPAFVAQVSQGLAKILGYKWKLHCAYRPQSSGQVERMNRTLKEVLTKLSVETGITDWTVLLPYALFRVRNTPTPFKLTPFELLYGAPPPLTASYTPIPDSHSYPFLHTRLKALETIQKEIWSQVAEAYIPGDLQVPHQFRVGDSVYVRRHRAATLEPRWKGPYIVLLTTPTAVKVDGISSWIHASHIKPAPLSAGQQWTVEKMENPLKLRVKRTFPPDSRPPSDKYPKL; encoded by the exons ATGTTCTCGCaccagcccacatgggatgactgtcAGCAATTGTTGCAAACCCTCTTCACTACAGAGGAAAGGGAGCGGATCCTCCTTGAGGCACGGAAAAACATGCCCGGGGTGGACGGGAGACCAACGCAACTCCCAAACCGCATCGAGGAGGCTTTTCCCCTTTCCCGACCAGACTGGGACTACAACACAGCTGacggtagggagcgactgacagtctatcgccagacTCTAGTGGCAGGCCTCCGGGGGGCAGCAAGGCGCCctactaatttggctaaggtaagggAAGTGACCCAGGGAATCACGGAGTCCCCCTCCGTCTTCCTTGAGCGTCTCATGGATGCTTTTCGCCGCTATACCCCTTTCGACCCAACGTCAGAGGGGCAAAGGGCCTCTGTTGCTATGGCATTCATAGGGCAATCCGCCTTAGATATTAGGAAGAAGCTCCAGAGAATAGAGGgcttgcaggactataccttgcaagACCTA GGGcaacggggctcggaacccctccccgagcctagggtaaccTTGTGTGTGGAGGGGAAGCCCATTGactttttagtagatacaggagCTCAACATTCTGTCCTGACTACACCAGTTGGGCTGGTAACGGGAAAAAAATCTTGGGTCATAGGGGCAACGGGACACCAACAATATCCATGGACCACCCATAGGACAGTTGACCTGGGTAGGGGAACAGTAACCCACTCCTTCCTGGTGATTCCTGAGTGCTCGATGCCACTCTTGGGACGAGATCTCTTGACCAAAATGGGAGCCCAAATCAGCTTTACCTCTGAGGGGCCCCAAGTAACTACAGCTTTAACCATCCAACTAAGTGATGAGCACCGGCTTTTTGAAGACACCAGGCCGAGCACCCAACCCCCGCCTGACTTACTTGCCAAGTACCCCCAGGTCTGGGCTGAAACAGCTGGGACGGGACTGGCGATAAATCGCCCCCCCCTAGTGGTGGAACTGAAGGCAACTTCTATTCCTATTGCGGTCCGCCAGTATCCTATGCCCCGAGAGGCACGCGAAGGGATACGGCCCCACATCCAACGCCTTCTTCAACAAGGTATCCTACGAGCATGCAAATCCCCTTGGAAcacccccctcctccctgtcAAGAAACCAGGCACCCAAGATTATCGTCCAGTCCAGGATCTAAGAGAAGTGAACAGGAGAGTGCAAGACCTACACCCCACAGTGCCAAACCCCTATAATCTGCTTAGCTCCCTCCCCCCAGATAAAACCTGGTACACCGTCTTAGACCTCAAGGATGCCTTCTTTTGTTTACGCTTACACCCTTCCTGCCAGGACATCTTCACTTTTGAATGGACAGATCCGGATAGCGGCAGCACGGAGCAACTCACCTGGACCCGACTACCGCAGGGCTTCAAGAACTCTCCCACCCTCTTCGATGAGGCACTTCATAAAGACTTAGCCTGCTTTCGTGTCCGCAACCCAGAGGTAACCCTCCtacagtatgtagatgacttactacttgCAGGGGATACCGAGGAAGACTGCCAACAAGGCACAGAACGTCTACTTCAGGAACTAGCAGCCCTAGGCTACCGAGTGTCCGCTAACAAGGCCCAAATATGCCAGAAAGAAGTCACATACCTCGGTTACCAGCTCAAAGAAGGGAAAAGATGGCTGACGACGGCAAGGAAGTATGCAGTAACGCAGATTCCACCCCCCCGGACACCTCGTCAAGTACGTGAGTTTCTGGGAACCGCAGGGTTTTGGCGTCTCTGGATCCCTGGTTTCGCTGCTCTCGCTGCTCCTCTTTATCCCCTTACTAAAGAGGCGACCCCATTTCTATGGGGTCCCCAACAACAGCAAGCCTTTGAGAGTATTAAAAAGGCGCTACTATCTGCTCCAGCCTTAGCTCTGCCTGATGTAACTAAACCTTTCACCTTGTATATTGATGAAAGGAACGGGATAGCCAAAGGAGTTTTGACCCAGTCTCTAGGACCATGGCAGAGGCCAGTTGCTTACCTCTCAAAAAAGCTCGACCCAGTCGCCAGTGGCTGGCCAATGTGCCTGACAGCAATAGCGGCAGCCGCCGTGCTGATCAAGGATGCTGACAAGCTAACCATGGGGCAAATCTTGACAATAATTGCCCCACACGCTCTCAAAAGCATTGTCCGCCAACCCCCTGACCGATGGatgtccaatgcccgcatgactCATTATCAAAGCCTCCTGTTAGACGAAGACAGGATTCGCTTTGGCCCTCCTGTCACCCTTAACCCGGCTACTTTACTACCGGAGACTGGGGCCTCAGGAGAGGTCCTGCACTCCTGCTCTGACATTCTCGCCGAAGAAACAGGCACACGGCAAGATCTCCGTGATCAACCTCTACCAGACGCACAATTCACCTGGTTCACGGATGGAAGCAGCTACCTCTTAGAAGGTAAGCGAGTCGCCGGGGCTGCCATAGTGGACACTGAACGAACTATATGGGCCGAGCATCTACCTGGAAACATTTCAGCCCAGAGGGCCGAACTAGTCGCTCTGACTCAGGCCCTCCGGTTGGCAGCAGGCAAAAACGTAAACACCTACACTGATAGTAGATATGCCTTTGCCACGGCCCACATACATGGGGCTATTTACAGGCAACGGGGGCTGCTCACCTCGGCGGGAAAAGACATtaagaacaagaaggaaattttagacttaCTGGAGGCCATACACCTCCCAAAGAAGGTAGCCATAATTCACTGCCCCGGACACCAAAAAGGGGCCTCCAGCATAGCCACCGGGAACCGCCGTGCGGACCTCGCAGCCAAGCAGGCTGCCCAAGGCATTCCCACCTTCTCA GATTTGGGACTCAGACAAGAGACCCCTGAAGGAGTCAGACGAACCCCTTCGGAAGACAAAATCCTACCAGAAGAACAAGCCCGGTCCTTCATCACCTACCTACACAAACTCACTCACTTGGGACCCAAGCACCTCCGAGCTCTAGTCCGATCCTCCCCTTACTATGTCATTAACCTGAATAAATTAACTGAAGAAATAACCAAGACCTGCCAACCCTGCCAGCTAGTAAATGCCCACCCCAGTACAGCAACCTACAACAAACGCCTCAGGGGAGACCGCCCTGGCAGCTACTGGGaagtagactttactgaaataagACCTGCCAAATACGGGTATAAATACTTACAAGTGTTTATAGACACCTTTTCAGGATGGGTGGAAGCTTTTCCAACAAAGACAGAAACCGCCCAGATCGTGgccaagaaaattttagaagatatCATCCCGCGGTATGGCATACCTAAGGTACTTGGCTCAGATAATGGCCCAGCATTCGTTGCCCAGGTAAGTCAGggactggccaaaatcctggggtacaaatggaaattacattgtgcataTAGACCCCAAAGCTCAGGACAGGTAGAACGAATGAACAGAACTTTAAAAGAGGTCCTGACTAAATTATCCGTAGAGACTGGCATAAcagactggacagtcctcctccCCTACGCCCTCTTTCGGGTACGAAACACTCCTACCCCTTTCAAGCTGACCCCTTTTGAACTACTATATGGTGCCCCCCCTCCTTTAACTGCCTCTTATACCCCTATACCCGACTCTCATTCTTATCCGTTTCTACACACCAGACTAAAAGCCCTAGAAACAATACAGAAAGAAATCTGGAGCCAAGTAGCTGAAGCATACATCCCCGGTGATCTCCAAGTGCCACACCAGTTCCGAGTTGGGGACTCAGTCTACGTCAGACGACATCGAGCCGCCACCCTGGAACCCAGGTGGAAGGGACCATACATAGTCCTTCTCACCACCCCGACTGCAGTCAAAGTCGATGGCATCTCATCTTGGATCCATGCATCCCACATCAAACCCGCCCCGCTGTCTGCAGGCCAGCAATGGACGGTGGAGAAGATGGAGAATCCCCTCAAGCTCCGTGTTAAACGGACTTTTCCTCCTGATTCTAGGCCTCCCTCTGATAAGTACCCAAAGCTATAA